The segment tttatatctttttattatttaataaaaatgtaatatatatttttcacCTAAATATTTGAATACATGCCCTAGggtaataaatattatatatttattatatacatataatattataaagataaaatatatatatatatatgtatatatgtatatatactgtttatttatttatttttttttatttctaaaaatttttcatattttctcattataatatattttacatacaaatggaaaaaatctaatatatttttttcttttttaaatgaagatataTACCTTCTATAGACACAAAATTAAAggtgaaaaaaaaaaaaaaataaatatataatatattttaaaacatacacgtgataaatacatatatatattataatatatatataatatttataaaaataatatatattatataattatatttatatggttaagaaaagatattatattatatatattatattatatatatatatatgtattacttttatttttatttttattttacaaGTATTTTCACTgcattatatttatataaataaattatttccATTTCCTATGATATGTAGAATAgatatataacatatacatttcttttatatttttttaatttttttaatatattattattttttcttttacctaatattttaaaatacattttttattttatgtatattttttcgttataaataaggaatattatattaaaattttcaatttattttttattatacatactgtttattataaaataataatctatatatatttattattatatattatatatatatatataatattattatataatatatatatatatatatataatactattatatgtatagattaaaaaatatatcgtattatttattttttctttttcttttatatatttattattttttgttgttttATGATCTccctttttctttttatattttttcttcttatattttttttttatttcctttttgttttatttttcctttttgtTTACTTatctttttgtttttgtttttttttctatttttcatttaattgttttttatgaatttttttttgaaaatatttccgaggaattaaaaaaacaaaaaaaaaaaagttaaatgtatatatttatatatatatatatataataatatattagaaagaaaaaaagtaaggtattttctttttattattaggaaaaattttataaaacaataaaaaaaattatttgaaaaaatgtatttatattataatatacaaatatatattatattataataagaaaaaataacatttatatatatatatatatgtatatatatatttgttttgtACAATGTTTCTgtaatatgtttttaaaagatacataaatatatttattgtataaacaatattttaatgtattatttataaattatatttattttattattttttttttttttttttgatataaactaattttttataataaagaatatatattgttatatataaatatatatttcatagtttatatataaaaaaaaaaaaaaaaggttccctattatatatatatatatgtaatatttataatttatacattttttttttattctaatgtttatgtatatatatataatattacatttatagacgttttataatatttactttaaatgaatatatatatgtgtatatatagtaaaacgtattttgttaatataatataaaattatatatttgtgtatttatatataaatatatttttaaacgtcgaaaaaaaaaaaacttttaagtataatttatatacctttttatatattacttgtgtacttcatttattttcaGCTGAagattttatatttcacaacaaaataaattatttagaTTAATACctataaattatttattagtttacgtgaaatataaaatgatatatgtttaagttatttatttattattattattattattattattttttttttttttttttttttttatctatgaaggtaatatatatgataatagtaatttataatttactTTATCGCTACCTTCATTtagaaaattaaaaaaaattttgaataattttttttttttttacatatatattgttatatatataatatactaTTGTTAGagtatttatatatataattatataaatgtgtttttttttgttttttttttgttttttttatatagtatagttattttattatatattatatatatatatatatatatatatatatattatatatatattatttatatatataatattttgatatattcTATGAAGaagtatattttatattttgatcttatatacatatatataataatgtgtatatgctatatataagttttttttttttttttttttttttttttaaataatatatttttaagtaaaataaaaaaataatatatgtatgcatatattattattttcttgaTTGAAGTTTCTTTCTTTCCTTTTTCcttctttctttttttttttttttttttccacttttttatataaataaatttatttttatttttatttcttacatgtttatattataaatataatgaatatatatatattattcatatttatatgttttaaaaaaaattacataaaaaatataagaaaaaaaaagNNNNNNNNNNNNNNNNNNNNNNNNNNNNNNNNNNNNNNNNNNNNNNNNNNNNNNNNNNNNNNNNNNNNNNNNNNNNNNNNNNNNNNNNNNNNNNNNNNNNNNNNNNNNNNNNNNNNNNNNNNNNNNNNNNNNNNNNNNNNNNNNNNNNNNNNNNNNNNNNNNNNNNNNNNNNNNNNNNNNNNNNNNNNNNNNNNNNNNNNNNNNNNNNNNNNNNNNNNNNNNNNNNNNNNNNNNNNNNNNNNNNNNNNNNNNNNNNNNNNNNNNNNNNNNNNNNNNNNNNNNNNNNNNNNNNNNNNNNNNNNNNNNNNNNNNNNNNNNNNNtatatatatatatattatatatatattatttatatatataatattttgatatattcTATGAAGaagtatattttatattttgatcttatatacatatatataataatgtgtatatgctatatataagttttttttttttttttttttttttttttaaataatatatttttaagtaaaataaaaaaataatatatgtatgcatatattattattttcttgaTTGAAGTTTCTTTCTTTCCTTTTTCcttctttctttttttttttttttttttccacttttttatataaataaatttattcttatttttatttcttacatgtttatattatatatataatgtatatatatatattattcatatttatatgttttaaaaaaagttacatataaaatataagaaaaaaaaagaaaaaaagcaaaaaaaaagaaaaaaaacaaaaaaaaaaaaaaagtcaATTTCactaatatattatttatacatatgttTATGTGTTATGTATGAGTTTGAAtatttgttaaaaaaaaaatatatatatatatatatatacttaattttttatttatatattatattatatattgtgtttatatatatatatatatatatataaacctttatattttaaaatttataaatatatagtattttatatacctatgaataaataaataaataaatactttatatatatagtaaataatgtattatttatgtatatttttatttatgtacTTATTTTTGAACTAcatgtattatatataaaaaaaaaaaaaaattaaatagtgttatatgtgtattttatttaatgaatcacacctatttttttatattatataaatttatatattatatatatatatatattattattatcattcttattattttttacaaataatatttaaatgtttGATTTACATATTCAAACACACctatgtttttattttaatgtttttttttttttttttttttttttttttttNNNNNNNNNNNNNNNNNNNNNNNNNNNNNNNNNNNNNNNNNNNNNNNNNNNNNNNNNNNNNNNNNNNNNNNNNNNNNNNNNNNNNNNNNNNNNNNNNNNNNNNNNNNNNNNNNNNNNNNNNNNNNNNNNNNNNNNNNNNNNNNNNNNNNNNNNNNNNNNNNNNNNNNNNNNNNNNNNNNNNNNNNNNNNNNNNNNNNNNNNNNNNNNNNNNNNNNNNNNNNNNNNNNNNNNNNNNNNNNNNNNNNNNNNNNNNNNNNNNNNNNNNNNNNNNNNNNNNNNNNNNNNNNNNNNNNNNNNNNNNNNNNNNNNNNNNNNNNNNNNNNNNNNNNNNNNNNNNNNNNNNNNNNNtattatatatatatatatattattattatcattcttattattttttacaaataatatttaaatgtttGATTTACATATTCAAACACACctatgtttttattttaatgtttttttttttttttttttttttttcattgttattttttttaatcatTTTAGCTTACACACaaaattttgttataaatatttatatatcatgAAGTTCTTATATGCCCccaaaaaatatatatatatttatttatattatcttatatatatgaattgAATAGagaaaagaagaaaaaagtaatatatattatatatatatatatatatatatatatatatatatatatatgttcttaatatttcttattttatatgtttttcaaaaatatgATTAGTTATGTTTGAGaatgtgtatataatattattttgaattttttgtatatgaaccccatttttttatatagtaataaatgtaagtgatatataaatatatatatattatatattatatatatataagattATTTTgtgtttaatatatatatatttatatttgtgtAAATGagcttttttttttttttttttttatttaattcttttcttcttgcaagtttaaaataatacatgcttatataataaataaataaagatatatatatatatatatatatatatatatatatatttgtatatataacattttttatatatataaagaaaaaaacgaaaaaaatattatattgttatatatatgtgtattaaTATGAGAAAGGGTAAGTTATGTacttgaaaaaaaaaaaaaaaatatatatatatatatattatatatatatataaatatgttatatataatatatacttgTTATAACAAATGAGAAACACAAAAAGAGaatgtattataatatataaatatatatacacacaCACCAAAGCAATAGATAAATAagtattataaaataagatatatatgtaatataaatagatatgtgaatttttatattttcatgtTTATTTGTGATTAAGATACACttaagataaaaaaaaaaaaaaaaagaaaaaactaaaataaaataaaaatagaaataaaaataaaaatacgaaattaatttatttgtaattttatttaattattaattatgaaaagtttgatttttgttttaataattattaatgttttaatattatatgttattttaatattttattttaatttatgattttacataatatttttttatttagatataatttatatataatttatgattgtttttttctttaatatatatatatatatatatatatatatatatattgtatttttttagaaacaaaaagatatatattaaatatattttttcttattatatatatttagaaaaGCATATgatgttatatatatgtatataataagaatacacatatatttaatttaaaattaataatatgtgtatataataatataaacatgatatgctaattttttaattactagaataatatatataaagaaaaaagttgacgaatttcttatattacatttttaaatttaattataaagtattgttgtaaaatatattatattatatgtatatattatgacCTTATAATTAGTTTTTACTTTTTActttttgttattattattttttaaaatagatataaaagaataaattGCAGGGGAACctgattatttttatgatatttttttaagatTGTTTATTGTATTgttgtttattttattgttgtatattttattatagtttattttattttttttttttccattacatgaaaaaaaaatatattatatatttatacataagTATACATATGTGTGACTACATTTTTGtacatcattttttaaattatacCTTACGTTTTTTCCTTATTGtgagaataatataaaattttttttttttatttattatagtACTTATTAGAATTTTGTGatttcaatatttttacatcTGACAGgaatatttcttatattaaaaaaaaaattttttttttctttttttttatgtttgtatttatttgattatatgatattataattcgtattaatataaataaaaagttatttttatatatatgtgtatatatattatatttgtgtgtttatatatttttgtaattatttaaaaatattttaattgttttataaatttattaatatttaattgttctttatttattatattatattatattatattatatatatatatgttttattttaataatttttatgttaaaaaaatggaagAAACCACCAGAACACAAGttgaaattataaaaaaggaaaattcTTTTGTAAAAGGAAATATACAGgttgatataaaaaatgagaaGAAAGAAAATTGTACAaacaataatgataatgtaGGGAAAAATACGAATACAAATGGAAATGGAGAAGGTAGGTATTTATTAAGCCTATTAGATCgtttaaataattttaaaaaattaaaattaaaaacatCAGAAAATAATGCAAGTTTATCTAAAGAGAATAAGGTCATAGATAATGATATCCAACAAGTACCAGAAGGCGGAgcagaaaaaaaagaccataataatgataaacTTGATAAAATGATAGAAAAGGAGTCTCAAATTATTGAAAGGAAGTCTCAAATTATTGAAAGGGAGCCTCAAATTATTGAAAGGGAGTCTCAAATTATTGAAAGGGAGTCTCAAATTATTGAAAGGGAGTCTCAAATTATTGAAAATGACGATCCAAGAATTTTAAAGGATAATCCATTGaatgaacaaaatgataACAAGAGTAATAATGTGTGCACCctaaattatataaaaaaaaaaacctCTTTGGATAATGACCATAGCACAATTATTAACAATAACGAACCCAAAGAATACATAAATCAAGAAGCACTTGTTAGAAGCAAGAACCCATATGCTGAATcaaaattagaaaaaatagAACAAGTATttgaagatataaaaaaacaagaaGATTTATATGTTGATGAAATAGGTGgactattattattatcattcgATAATTTGTGTACTCTTCTTGTTGACCAAATTAAAGATGTAAACCTTGGAAGTAAAGATATAGAAATGTTTTTAAGAGGAGAAATCgagaaaataaaagataataataatatgttaaatagatatttaataaaaatgcagaatgaaaagaatgatatgttatttaatatgaatgataaCATGTTGAATGATATtaaaatatctttttatgatatttttgaaaaaatgttaaatggtgaatataaaaaagaatttgaagaacatataaaagaagataagaataaaagaattatatatttaattttatgtaagaagcaaattatttatattttagaggagttatataaaaatgtttataagaacaaaataaaggatgaaaaatatataaataaattatataatatgaataaatttatgtatatattaaataaagcAAATAAcaattcttttaataataatatagttGAAAAGAAGAATCATATCATTGTAAATCATGtagaaaatttaaaaagagAAACTGAACAGGTAGAAAGTGTTTTAGAAAATGTTATTGAAAATGTTTTAGATGATGAAGAACAGTCATTTgagaaaaaggaaaaaataaataaaatcatGGATAGAAATTTTCTTGAAGTTAAATATGTTGAAAAAATTGATCGTCTGCATGATTCAgatatatttgaaaataatCATGTATTGAGTAATGATACTAATGTTAGTTTAGAAAGTAATGCAAGTAATAAAACGAACCAAATAAATAAGTTGAACttaaataaacaaatatcTAACTGTTTTAGTaaggataataataatgaaacaCAATTCAGTTTGTCTACATGTTTAACAGAATCATCTTTTAtggataaaaaaatgaaagaaaataGTTCAAAAGAAACAAATATTACAAATGAAAATCAAAATGGTGAGGACTATTCGaatgatattttaaataataatgataatatgaataatgtTCATTGTGATAATAGTACTTTTATGAAAATACATTATAATGACCAATTTAATAATCACTACCCCATCAccattaataataataataataataataataataataataataataacaataataatgatagtaataataataatacgTACAATAATATGAGcaataatatataccaTAGTATTAGcaataatatataccaTAATATTAGcaacaataatatgaacaacaatatgaacaacaatatgaacaacaatatgaacaacaatatgaacaacaatatgaacaataatatgaacaataatatgaacaataatatgaaaaataatatgaacaatattAGTAACAATAATACCACcaatattaataacaataaCCAATTTAATCATAcacattttaataataatttaattaatcaatataatgatcaatataatattccattgaataatcatttaaataatcaGCTAACGAACCAAGGAAATTgtaatatgaataatgaACTATCAAAACAACTATCGAACCAATTTAATAACCAAGTAAAGAGTcctttaaataatattgtaGGAAGTGCAAATAATTTAGTTAATGAATACTTTAGTGATATGATGGTTTATATTTCTTGGGTACCTAAGAGTGCTAGGTGTCAATATCCTAGGGAGTTACCAAAAAGTGCAGCTGAACGAAATAAACTAAGTGAATATATCGTAGCTAAAGAACAAATGttgtatattttaagaGTGATGGGTTATGATGAAATagataatatttatttccaTCCACCAAAAGGGtcacatataaaaataaaatttaaaagtATGATATgtatgaataattttttgaaaacttataaaaatacTCCTGATAAATGGAAAGAAGATATGTTTCgattttttaatattccTTTGAGAAGTAGTATATCTGTTCGTGATCTTAGAATTGAAAGAGCTGTTCCCAGATCATCTGCAGCTGAATTTAAGAAGATGAAAAAgatgaataaaaattatcaagatctatttttatttaagGATAATTTTAATGTATGTGAAGAAGACATGGATACTATAGAGAATATGGAAAAATTAGATTTCCATTatgatacatataataaaaatgtgatattacaaaataaaaatgatattgCCATGAATAAACTTttaaatgaagataaaaatagtCTTTCCAATATGAAAAATgcaaatataaatattcatgATGAAAACTATcctaataataatattaataataataataaaaataataatattattttattagaTGAACATCACCACCaccataataataataataataataatagtaacaataataataataataataatgcCATTGTGAACAATTCTTTATCCATACCTGTTGCTGGAATTAATAGTTATTATGCACCTGGTGTAAATGTACATGGGTTTTTAGGAAGTAATAATGCTGTTATGATGAATAATACCATAACAAATAAAACTAGTAATGATTTAAATAACCTATGTAGTAGTAGTACCAGTgcaaaaaattatatgaaagatattaataatagaTTATTTGTAGGAACAAAAatagataataatactctgaatataaatactGATCATTTTAACACAGACgttatgaaaaatatacataGTACCCTTACCACAACAACAACTACTACtatgataaataaaaatgaaaatgatataatgaattataataatttgaatcataataatactaTGTTTGCTTCTAGAACTTCATCAACaagaaataataacaacaatattaatattaatagtaatattaaTGTGAACagtaacaataataatgttaataataataataatattaataataataatggtagtaataatatgtatcTTCTG is part of the Plasmodium reichenowi strain SY57 chromosome 12, whole genome shotgun sequence genome and harbors:
- a CDS encoding asparagine-rich protein, putative; this encodes MEETTRTQVEIIKKENSFVKGNIQVDIKNEKKENCTNNNDNVGKNTNTNGNGEGRYLLSLLDRLNNFKKLKLKTSENNASLSKENKVIDNDIQQVPEGGAEKKDHNNDKLDKMIEKESQIIERKSQIIEREPQIIERESQIIERESQIIERESQIIENDDPRILKDNPLNEQNDNKSNNVCTLNYIKKKTSLDNDHSTIINNNEPKEYINQEALVRSKNPYAESKLEKIEQVFEDIKKQEDLYVDEIGGLLLLSFDNLCTLLVDQIKDVNLGSKDIEMFLRGEIEKIKDNNNMLNRYLIKMQNEKNDMLFNMNDNMLNDIKISFYDIFEKMLNGEYKKEFEEHIKEDKNKRIIYLILCKKQIIYILEELYKNVYKNKIKDEKYINKLYNMNKFMYILNKANNNSFNNNIVEKKNHIIVNHVENLKRETEQVESVLENVIENVLDDEEQSFEKKEKINKIMDRNFLEVKYVEKIDRLHDSDIFENNHVLSNDTNVSLESNASNKTNQINKLNLNKQISNCFSKDNNNETQFSLSTCLTESSFMDKKMKENSSKETNITNENQNGEDYSNDILNNNDNMNNVHCDNSTFMKIHYNDQFNNHYPITINNNNNNNNNNNNNNNNNDSNNNNTYNNMSNNIYHSISNNIYHNISNNNMNNNMNNNMNNNMNNNMNNNMNNNMNNNMNNNMKNNMNNISNNNTTNINNNNQFNHTHFNNNLINQYNDQYNIPLNNHLNNQLTNQGNCNMNNELSKQLSNQFNNQVKSPLNNIVGSANNLVNEYFSDMMVYISWVPKSARCQYPRELPKSAAERNKLSEYIVAKEQMLYILRVMGYDEIDNIYFHPPKGSHIKIKFKSMICMNNFLKTYKNTPDKWKEDMFRFFNIPLRSSISVRDLRIERAVPRSSAAEFKKMKKMNKNYQDLFLFKDNFNVCEEDMDTIENMEKLDFHYDTYNKNVILQNKNDIAMNKLLNEDKNSLSNMKNANINIHDENYPNNNINNNNKNNNIILLDEHHHHHNNNNNNNSNNNNNNNNAIVNNSLSIPVAGINSYYAPGVNVHGFLGSNNAVMMNNTITNKTSNDLNNLCSSSTSAKNYMKDINNRLFVGTKIDNNTLNINTDHFNTDVMKNIHSTLTTTTTTTMINKNENDIMNYNNLNHNNTMFASRTSSTRNNNNNININSNINVNSNNNNVNNNNNINNNNGSNNMYLLKNKSLNRNGSILSNHNFLNTNNYNNNNNDNNNNNNNNNNMLSSASVNLNNSNLNNINSNTINNNTNMNSTNIMNNNILSNNILSNNNVNNTNKDFLANNFNLKKNTHYASLTSNGNNMNLLNESFISYNSNTENINNNHSNNLPGNHNMNAHADKNVAYVNPLNNNNNIDINSKKENNLLLTNYKNSYLNNTNSGSNTFSNCGQRVNQLKCLNTYNNKLNEELLNEKYINNEDLKDDLKNLINIDFINDIDMEYEEKHSYNNGTFLTTPNSGLLQRHTYPKNIPSPNENTLLTVVSSTSNNGNINKMREYQTNYDKLPYNNVMNCDEQNYMMNFNQTNNDNNDNNNNNNNYMFHDDFPHTNLQLNSSNNNKLLHLSSFNSSTPTNGAIMIDDFNYYQDDKFNVHNNNKKILYTNYYNSCEMSSPNSNMKNNQNTTFNMDATINDNYTHMENIKHNNNNSTNINNNNNSLYRSTLNPKNFLNDLTLNNNYTNFDDNFKDIKKNDEKMKDYDIIKVNDEDNKKFLSYPFHASSHIDTDQNFTNSYVNFF